The proteins below come from a single Pseudomonas chlororaphis genomic window:
- a CDS encoding FMN-dependent NADH-azoreductase produces the protein MSRVLIIESSARQQDSVSRQLTQTFINQWKAAHPADEIKVRDLAVNPVPHLDANLLGGWMKPAEQRNDSENASLERSDQLTEELLAADVLVMAAPMYNFAIPSTLKAWLDHVLRAGVTFKYTPTGPQGLLTGKRAFVLTARGGIHAGGSTDHQEPYLRQVMGFIGIHDVTFIHAEGMNLGGDFQEKGLNQANAKLSQVA, from the coding sequence ATGTCACGCGTCCTGATCATCGAAAGCAGCGCCCGCCAGCAAGACTCGGTTTCCCGTCAACTGACCCAGACGTTCATCAACCAGTGGAAAGCCGCGCACCCGGCCGATGAGATCAAGGTCCGTGACCTGGCCGTCAACCCGGTGCCGCACCTTGACGCCAACCTGCTGGGTGGCTGGATGAAGCCTGCCGAGCAACGCAACGACAGCGAAAATGCCTCGCTGGAACGTTCCGATCAGTTGACGGAGGAACTGTTGGCCGCCGATGTGCTGGTGATGGCGGCGCCGATGTACAACTTCGCGATTCCAAGCACCTTGAAGGCCTGGCTCGACCACGTACTGCGTGCCGGCGTGACCTTCAAATACACCCCCACCGGCCCGCAAGGCCTGCTGACCGGCAAACGCGCCTTCGTGCTGACCGCCCGTGGCGGTATCCATGCCGGCGGCAGCACTGACCATCAGGAACCGTACCTGCGCCAGGTCATGGGCTTCATCGGGATCCACGACGTGACCTTCATCCATGCCGAGGGCATGAACCTGGGCGGCGACTTCCAGGAGAAGGGCCTGAACCAGGCCAATGCCAAGCTCTCCCAGGTCGCCTGA
- a CDS encoding 3-phosphoglycerate kinase gives MKKICCAVLALLPLTAFAYPIDVEKHLNGLSIDYNAYDTDADIGSIQVNNYGNTDAACTVVFRNGPEAPRTRKLEVAAGKFKNATAKFNRNIIKLRIVLTCQPK, from the coding sequence ATGAAAAAAATCTGTTGTGCGGTGCTGGCCTTGCTGCCGCTGACCGCGTTTGCGTACCCGATCGATGTGGAAAAACACCTCAACGGCCTGAGCATCGACTACAACGCCTACGACACCGATGCCGACATCGGCTCCATCCAGGTCAACAACTACGGCAACACGGACGCGGCGTGCACGGTGGTCTTTCGCAACGGCCCCGAAGCGCCACGCACCCGCAAGCTCGAAGTCGCCGCCGGCAAGTTCAAGAACGCCACGGCCAAGTTCAACCGCAACATCATCAAGCTGCGCATCGTGCTGACCTGCCAACCGAAATAA
- a CDS encoding LysR family transcriptional regulator, whose protein sequence is MKAPRVTLDQWRTLQAVVDHGGFAQAAEVLHRSQSSVSYTVARMQDQLGVPLLRIDGRKAVLTEAGGVLLRRSRQLVKQASQLEDLAHHMEQGWEAEVRLVVDAAYPSARLVRALTAFMPQSRGCRVRLREEVLSGVEEVLLEGVADLAISSFNIPGYLGAELSDVEFVAVAHPEHALHRLNRELSFQDLESQLQVVIRDSGRQQPRDVGWLGAEQRWTVGSLATAATFVSSGLGFAWLPRHMIERELKEGTLKRLPLDQGGSRNPSFYLYSNKEKPLGPATQILVELLRTFDTAPLDAPFAAPEQA, encoded by the coding sequence ATGAAAGCGCCCCGCGTGACCCTTGATCAATGGCGAACGTTGCAGGCCGTGGTGGACCACGGCGGTTTCGCCCAGGCCGCCGAAGTGTTGCATCGCTCCCAGTCATCGGTCAGCTACACCGTGGCCCGCATGCAGGATCAGCTCGGCGTGCCGCTGCTGCGGATCGACGGGCGCAAGGCCGTGTTGACCGAGGCCGGCGGTGTGTTGCTGCGGCGCTCCCGGCAACTGGTGAAACAGGCCAGCCAGTTGGAAGACCTGGCCCACCACATGGAGCAAGGCTGGGAAGCGGAAGTGCGCCTGGTGGTCGACGCGGCCTACCCCTCGGCCCGCCTGGTGCGCGCGTTGACGGCGTTCATGCCGCAAAGCCGTGGCTGCCGGGTCCGGCTGCGCGAAGAGGTGCTGTCGGGGGTGGAGGAAGTGTTGCTCGAAGGCGTGGCCGATCTGGCGATCAGCAGTTTCAATATTCCTGGCTACCTCGGCGCGGAGTTGAGCGATGTAGAGTTCGTCGCAGTGGCGCACCCTGAACATGCCCTGCACCGGCTCAATCGCGAACTGAGCTTCCAGGACCTGGAAAGCCAGCTGCAAGTGGTGATCCGCGACTCCGGGCGCCAGCAACCCCGGGACGTGGGCTGGCTCGGCGCCGAGCAGCGCTGGACCGTCGGCAGCCTCGCCACCGCCGCCACGTTCGTCAGCAGCGGCCTGGGCTTCGCCTGGCTGCCCCGCCACATGATCGAGCGAGAACTCAAGGAAGGCACGCTCAAACGACTACCCTTGGATCAGGGTGGCAGCCGTAACCCGAGTTTCTACCTGTATTCAAACAAGGAAAAACCCCTGGGCCCGGCAACGCAGATCCTCGTCGAACTGCTGCGCACCTTCGACACCGCGCCGCTGGATGCCCCGTTCGCCGCCCCTGAACAAGCCTGA
- a CDS encoding 3-oxoadipate enol-lactonase produces MAYFEHEGCHLHYEEYGHGAPLLLVHGLGSSTRDWEQQIPALSAHYRLIVMDVRGHGRSDKPRERYSIEGFSADLIALIEHLDLGPVHLVGWSMGGMIAFQLAVDEPARVRSLCIVNSAPEVKVRTPDDCWQWFKRWSLMRLLSLETIGKALGAKLFPKPGQIELRLEMARRWAKNDKRAYLASFDAIVGWGVQERLSQVTCPTLVICADHDYTPVALKEAYVKRLPNAQLAVIADSRHATPLDQPERFNQTLLHFLSATDSTTQDH; encoded by the coding sequence ATGGCCTACTTCGAACATGAAGGTTGTCACCTGCACTACGAGGAATACGGCCACGGTGCGCCCTTGCTGCTGGTCCACGGCCTGGGTTCCAGCACTCGGGACTGGGAACAGCAGATCCCGGCGCTGTCCGCTCACTATCGATTGATCGTCATGGACGTGCGCGGCCACGGCCGCTCCGACAAGCCTCGCGAACGCTACAGCATCGAGGGTTTCAGTGCCGACCTGATCGCCCTGATCGAACACCTCGACCTCGGCCCGGTGCACCTGGTGGGCTGGTCCATGGGCGGGATGATCGCCTTTCAGCTGGCCGTGGACGAACCTGCGCGGGTCAGGAGCCTGTGCATCGTCAACAGCGCCCCCGAAGTCAAGGTCCGCACGCCCGACGACTGCTGGCAATGGTTCAAGCGCTGGAGCCTGATGCGCCTCCTCAGCCTGGAAACCATCGGCAAGGCCCTGGGCGCCAAGTTGTTTCCCAAGCCCGGGCAGATCGAGTTACGCCTGGAAATGGCCCGACGCTGGGCAAAGAACGACAAACGTGCTTATCTCGCCAGCTTCGACGCGATCGTGGGTTGGGGCGTCCAGGAACGACTGTCGCAGGTCACCTGTCCAACGCTCGTCATCTGCGCCGACCATGACTACACCCCTGTGGCGCTCAAAGAAGCCTATGTGAAGCGGCTGCCGAATGCGCAACTGGCGGTCATCGCCGATTCACGGCACGCTACCCCGCTGGATCAACCCGAACGCTTCAACCAAACCCTGTTGCACTTCTTGAGCGCAACCGACTCCACCACTCAGGATCACTGA
- a CDS encoding peptidylprolyl isomerase yields the protein MLKKIALAAGTVLFAANLMAAPAPHVLLETTNGQIEIELDPVKAPISTKNFLEYVDSGFYNNTIFHRVIPGFMAQGGGFTQQMQQKDTKAPIKNEASNGLHNVRGTLSMARTSDPNSATSQFFINVADNAFLDPGRDAGYAVFAKVVKGMDVVDIIVNSQTTTKQGMQNVPIDPVIIKSAKRID from the coding sequence ATGCTGAAAAAAATCGCCCTCGCCGCCGGTACCGTATTGTTCGCCGCCAACCTGATGGCCGCGCCTGCGCCTCACGTGCTGCTGGAGACCACCAATGGCCAGATCGAAATCGAACTGGACCCGGTCAAGGCCCCTATCAGTACCAAGAACTTTCTCGAGTACGTGGACAGCGGTTTCTACAACAACACGATTTTCCACCGCGTGATCCCCGGCTTCATGGCCCAGGGCGGCGGTTTCACCCAACAGATGCAACAGAAGGACACAAAGGCACCGATCAAGAACGAAGCCAGCAATGGCCTGCATAACGTTCGCGGCACCTTGTCGATGGCCCGCACTTCCGATCCGAACTCGGCCACCAGCCAGTTCTTCATCAACGTGGCCGACAATGCGTTCCTCGACCCGGGCCGTGACGCCGGTTACGCGGTGTTCGCCAAAGTGGTCAAGGGCATGGACGTGGTGGACATCATCGTCAACTCCCAGACCACCACCAAGCAAGGCATGCAGAACGTGCCAATCGACCCTGTGATCATCAAGTCGGCCAAGCGCATCGACTGA
- a CDS encoding multidrug ABC transporter ATP-binding protein yields MVYRRFEQLIDIFRDAPTSAPPNRVLPFYTYYLKQVWPSFAVLLVVGLVGALIEVALFSYLSRIIDLAQGTPNVDFFKIHGLELAWMAVVALVFRPIFVALHDLLVHQTLSPGMTSLIRWQNHSYVLKQSLNFFQNDFAGRIAQRIMQTGNSLRDSAVQAVDALWHVLIYAISSLVLFAEADWRLMIPLLLWIAAYIGALCYFVPRVKERSVVSSDARSKLMGRIVDGYTNITTLKLFAHTNFEQQYAREAIQEQTEKAQLAGRVVTSMDVVITSMNGLLIVGTTGLALWLWTQSLISVGAIALATGLVIRIVNMSGWIMWVVNGIFENIGMVQDGLQTIAQPVSVTDRDQAKPLAVARGEVRFEHVDFHYGKKSGVIGDLNLTIKPGEKIGLIGPSGAGKSTLVNLLLRLYDVQGGRILIDGQDIAEVSQESLRSRIGMITQDTSLLHRSIRENLLYGKPDATDAQLWEAVHKARADEFIPLLSDAEGRTGFDAHVGERGVKLSGGQRQRIAIARVLLKDAPILIMDEATSALDSEVEAAIQESLETLMQGKTVIAIAHRLSTIARMDRLVVLEHGRIAETGSHAELLAHGGLYARLWQHQTGGFVGID; encoded by the coding sequence ATGGTTTATCGCCGTTTCGAACAACTGATCGACATCTTCCGCGACGCCCCCACTTCGGCACCGCCGAACCGCGTCCTACCCTTCTACACCTATTACCTGAAACAGGTCTGGCCGAGCTTCGCCGTGCTGCTGGTGGTGGGCCTGGTCGGCGCACTGATCGAAGTGGCGCTGTTCAGCTACCTGAGCCGCATCATCGACCTGGCCCAGGGCACGCCCAATGTGGACTTCTTCAAGATCCACGGCCTGGAGCTGGCCTGGATGGCCGTGGTGGCGCTGGTCTTTCGCCCCATTTTCGTGGCCCTGCATGACCTGCTGGTGCACCAGACCCTGAGCCCCGGCATGACCAGCCTGATCCGCTGGCAGAACCACAGCTATGTGCTCAAGCAGAGCCTGAATTTCTTCCAGAACGATTTTGCCGGGCGCATCGCCCAGCGCATCATGCAGACCGGCAACTCCCTGCGCGACTCGGCGGTGCAGGCCGTGGATGCGCTGTGGCACGTGCTGATCTACGCCATCAGCTCGCTGGTGCTGTTCGCCGAGGCCGACTGGCGCCTGATGATCCCGCTGCTGCTCTGGATCGCCGCCTACATCGGCGCCCTGTGCTACTTCGTGCCGCGGGTCAAGGAGCGCTCGGTGGTGTCGTCCGATGCTCGCTCCAAGCTCATGGGCCGGATCGTCGACGGTTACACCAACATCACCACCCTGAAGCTGTTCGCCCACACCAACTTCGAACAGCAATACGCCCGCGAGGCGATCCAGGAACAGACCGAAAAAGCCCAGCTGGCCGGCCGCGTGGTGACCAGCATGGACGTGGTCATTACCAGCATGAACGGCCTGCTGATCGTCGGTACCACGGGCCTGGCGCTGTGGTTGTGGACCCAATCGCTGATCAGCGTCGGCGCGATTGCCCTGGCGACCGGGCTGGTGATTCGCATCGTCAACATGTCCGGCTGGATCATGTGGGTGGTCAACGGCATCTTTGAAAACATCGGCATGGTCCAGGATGGCCTGCAGACCATCGCCCAGCCGGTCAGCGTCACCGACCGCGACCAGGCCAAGCCCCTGGCAGTGGCCCGGGGCGAGGTGCGCTTCGAACATGTGGACTTCCACTATGGCAAGAAAAGCGGGGTGATCGGCGACCTCAACCTGACCATCAAGCCCGGTGAGAAGATCGGCCTGATCGGTCCGTCCGGCGCCGGTAAGTCCACCTTGGTCAACCTGCTGCTGCGTCTCTATGACGTGCAGGGCGGGCGCATTCTCATCGACGGCCAGGACATTGCCGAAGTGAGCCAGGAGAGCCTGCGCTCGCGCATCGGCATGATCACCCAGGACACCTCGCTGCTGCACCGTTCGATTCGCGAGAACCTGCTCTACGGCAAGCCCGACGCCACCGACGCACAGCTCTGGGAGGCCGTGCACAAGGCCCGCGCCGATGAGTTCATCCCGCTGCTGTCGGACGCCGAGGGGCGCACCGGCTTCGATGCCCACGTGGGTGAGCGCGGCGTGAAACTCTCCGGCGGCCAGCGCCAGCGCATCGCTATCGCGCGGGTGCTGCTCAAGGACGCGCCGATCCTGATCATGGACGAAGCAACGTCAGCCCTGGACTCGGAAGTCGAAGCGGCGATCCAGGAAAGCCTCGAGACCCTGATGCAAGGCAAGACGGTGATCGCCATCGCCCACCGCCTCTCCACCATCGCCCGGATGGACCGGTTGGTGGTCCTGGAGCATGGCCGCATCGCCGAAACCGGCAGCCACGCCGAACTGCTGGCGCACGGCGGGTTGTATGCGCGGCTGTGGCAGCACCAGACGGGTGGGTTTGTGGGGATCGACTGA
- a CDS encoding acyltransferase superfamily protein, with product MPLHVLDTLSTIASQEWDAMVPDHQPFLRHAFLSSLEDSASLGPQSGWQPEHLLHVEDGRLLAALPSYRKWHSYGEYVFDHGWADACARAGIDYYPKLLTAVPFSPVSGPRLLAARGEDGLALLGSVPGYLEVEGLSSAHINFTDDFTDTALAEQEGWLQRIGCQYHWQNRGYRDFQDFLDALSSRKRKQMRKEREQVAGQGIEFEWLDGHQLDEALWDFVYACYANTYAVRRQAPYLTRAFFSLLAERMPEAIRVVLAKQGSRPVAMAFSLVGGDSFYGRYWGCLAEYDRLHFETCFYQGMDYAIAHGLQRFDAGAQGEHKLIRGFEPVITRSWHYLRHPGLKAAVADFLAREQEGVLAYAEEARTALPYRQC from the coding sequence ATGCCGCTTCACGTACTGGACACTCTCTCCACCATCGCGTCCCAGGAATGGGACGCGATGGTGCCCGACCATCAACCGTTCCTGCGCCATGCCTTCCTGAGTTCCCTGGAAGACAGTGCCAGCCTCGGCCCGCAATCCGGTTGGCAGCCCGAGCATTTGCTGCACGTCGAAGACGGTCGTCTGCTGGCCGCCTTGCCCAGTTACCGCAAGTGGCATTCCTACGGTGAGTACGTGTTCGACCACGGCTGGGCCGATGCGTGTGCCCGGGCCGGTATCGACTATTACCCCAAGCTGCTGACGGCGGTGCCGTTCAGCCCGGTCAGCGGTCCGCGTCTGCTGGCGGCGCGGGGGGAGGATGGGCTGGCGTTGTTGGGCAGCGTGCCGGGGTATCTGGAGGTCGAGGGGCTGTCCAGCGCCCACATCAACTTTACCGATGACTTCACCGATACCGCGCTGGCCGAGCAGGAGGGTTGGTTGCAGCGGATTGGCTGCCAGTACCATTGGCAGAATCGCGGTTACCGGGACTTCCAGGACTTTCTCGATGCGCTCAGTTCCCGCAAGCGCAAGCAGATGCGCAAGGAGCGCGAGCAGGTGGCGGGGCAGGGCATCGAGTTCGAATGGCTCGATGGCCATCAACTGGACGAGGCGCTGTGGGATTTCGTCTACGCCTGTTACGCCAACACCTACGCGGTGCGTCGGCAGGCGCCGTACCTGACGCGGGCGTTCTTCAGCCTGCTGGCCGAGCGCATGCCCGAGGCCATTCGCGTGGTGCTGGCCAAGCAAGGCTCACGGCCGGTGGCGATGGCCTTCAGCCTGGTGGGCGGTGACAGCTTCTATGGGCGTTACTGGGGTTGCCTGGCGGAATACGATCGCTTGCACTTCGAGACCTGTTTTTACCAGGGGATGGATTATGCGATTGCCCACGGCTTGCAACGCTTCGATGCCGGTGCCCAGGGCGAGCACAAATTGATACGTGGGTTCGAGCCGGTGATCACCCGGTCGTGGCATTACTTGCGCCATCCGGGGTTGAAGGCCGCGGTGGCGGACTTCCTGGCGCGCGAGCAGGAAGGGGTTTTGGCCTACGCCGAGGAGGCCAGGACTGCACTGCCGTATCGACAGTGCTGA
- a CDS encoding porin encodes MIRKHFAGFAASALAMAVTAQAFAGTVTTDGADIVVKTKGGLEVATTDKEFSFKLGGRLQADYSQFDGIYTDNGKSADAAYIRRAFLELSGVLYTDWAYTINYDMSHNSGDSDNGYFDEASLAYNGFKPVSIKVGRFDPDFGLEKATSSKWVTAPERNAAYDLIDWANSHQNGLGLQASSTFADSFYASAGVFSKDTDDTDGDSVKQVNGRFVFAPMHEAGNVLHFGVNVASRDVSDTVFDARYRSRLGMRGVETLGGNDAGPNGNRPVLGGANNSPAGSYDRDTAFGLEAAFAMGPASIQGEYITRKTKADADGFEDLKGHGFYVQGAYTLTGESRGYKVGKFDAIKPQNKSIGAWEVFYRYDSMTVEDDNITTASATRDVGDAEAKVHNLGVNWYANEAVKISAAYIKAKTDKVTNVNGDDDGDGFVVRAQYVF; translated from the coding sequence ATGATCCGTAAGCACTTCGCAGGTTTTGCCGCCAGCGCACTGGCAATGGCAGTAACCGCCCAGGCTTTCGCCGGCACCGTCACCACCGATGGCGCCGATATCGTGGTCAAGACCAAGGGCGGCCTTGAAGTCGCTACCACTGACAAAGAGTTCAGCTTCAAGCTCGGCGGTCGTTTGCAGGCTGACTACAGCCAGTTCGACGGGATCTACACCGACAACGGCAAATCGGCCGATGCCGCTTACATCCGTCGCGCGTTCCTGGAACTGTCCGGCGTGCTGTACACGGACTGGGCCTACACCATCAACTACGACATGTCCCACAACAGCGGCGACTCGGACAACGGCTACTTCGACGAAGCGTCCCTGGCCTATAACGGTTTCAAACCAGTGTCGATCAAGGTCGGTCGTTTCGACCCCGACTTCGGCCTGGAAAAAGCCACCAGCTCCAAGTGGGTCACCGCGCCTGAGCGTAACGCTGCTTACGACCTGATCGACTGGGCCAACAGCCACCAGAACGGCCTGGGCCTGCAAGCGTCCAGCACCTTCGCCGATTCGTTCTATGCATCGGCCGGTGTGTTCAGCAAGGACACCGACGACACCGACGGCGACAGCGTCAAGCAAGTCAACGGCCGCTTCGTGTTCGCCCCGATGCACGAGGCTGGCAACGTGTTGCACTTCGGTGTGAACGTGGCCTCGCGCGATGTCTCCGACACCGTGTTCGATGCACGTTATCGCTCTCGCCTGGGCATGCGTGGCGTAGAAACCCTCGGCGGCAACGATGCCGGCCCTAACGGTAACCGTCCGGTACTGGGCGGTGCCAACAACTCGCCGGCCGGTTCCTACGACCGCGACACCGCGTTCGGCCTGGAAGCCGCCTTCGCCATGGGGCCTGCGTCGATCCAGGGTGAGTACATCACCCGCAAGACCAAGGCTGATGCCGACGGCTTCGAAGACCTCAAGGGCCATGGCTTCTACGTTCAGGGCGCCTACACCCTCACCGGTGAATCGCGCGGCTATAAAGTGGGCAAGTTCGACGCCATCAAGCCTCAGAACAAATCCATCGGCGCCTGGGAAGTGTTCTATCGCTACGACAGCATGACCGTCGAAGACGACAACATCACCACCGCCAGCGCCACCCGCGACGTCGGCGATGCCGAAGCCAAGGTGCACAACCTCGGCGTTAACTGGTACGCCAACGAAGCGGTGAAAATCTCCGCCGCCTACATCAAGGCCAAGACCGACAAAGTCACCAACGTCAACGGCGACGACGACGGCGATGGTTTCGTGGTCCGTGCCCAGTACGTGTTCTAA
- a CDS encoding transmembrane anti-sigma factor: protein MLTCKEQVARSSDYLDGQLSFRERLMVRHHLMFCPNCRRFIRQMRLMQATLRKLPEPPVPDLDHLAEKLAAERRRSSH from the coding sequence ATGCTGACCTGTAAGGAACAAGTGGCGCGCTCCAGCGATTACCTCGATGGGCAACTGAGCTTTCGCGAGCGCCTGATGGTGCGCCATCACCTGATGTTCTGCCCCAACTGTCGGCGTTTCATCCGCCAGATGCGCCTGATGCAGGCGACCCTGAGAAAACTCCCTGAACCGCCGGTGCCCGATCTCGACCACCTCGCCGAAAAACTTGCGGCCGAACGTCGTCGATCCAGCCACTAA
- a CDS encoding RNA polymerase subunit sigma-24 — MTVTDDTQLLQRLLAGEQRAYKELVSTYQGPMRAVAYAIVGNRHADEVVQDAWLSVVRNLSGFQGRSSLKTWLLTITANAAKGRYKQNRREVLLDDLPAPHGTLGDERFAADGHWLLAPFAWHQDTPEALLTESELRDCLEHTLLSLSELQGSVLTLRERQGLELEEICNLLDISLSNVRVLLHRARLKVFATVEHFEETGEC; from the coding sequence ATGACGGTCACCGATGACACCCAACTGCTCCAGCGCCTGCTGGCCGGTGAGCAGCGTGCCTACAAGGAACTGGTCAGTACCTACCAGGGCCCGATGCGCGCGGTCGCCTATGCCATCGTCGGCAACCGCCACGCCGACGAAGTGGTGCAGGACGCCTGGTTGTCGGTGGTGCGCAATCTCAGCGGTTTCCAGGGGCGTTCCAGCCTCAAGACCTGGCTGTTGACCATCACCGCCAATGCCGCCAAGGGCCGCTACAAGCAGAACCGGCGGGAAGTGCTGCTCGACGATCTGCCGGCGCCCCACGGCACCCTGGGCGACGAACGCTTCGCCGCCGACGGGCATTGGTTGCTGGCACCGTTCGCCTGGCACCAGGACACACCCGAAGCCCTGCTCACGGAAAGCGAGCTGCGCGATTGCCTGGAGCACACCTTGCTCAGCCTGTCGGAGCTGCAGGGCAGTGTGCTGACCCTGCGTGAGCGTCAGGGCCTGGAGCTGGAAGAAATCTGTAATCTTCTCGACATCTCGCTCTCCAACGTCCGTGTGCTGTTGCATCGCGCCCGGCTGAAGGTCTTCGCGACCGTGGAACATTTCGAGGAAACCGGCGAATGCTGA
- a CDS encoding 3-oxoacyl-ACP synthase (catalyzes the condensation of acetyl-CoA with malonyl-ACP to initiate cycles of fatty acid elongation; differs from 3-oxoacyl-(acyl carrier protein) synthase I and II in that it utilizes CoA thioesters as primers rather than acyl-ACPs) translates to MHNVVISGTGLYTPANSISNEELVHSFNTYVAQFNADNAEAIERGEVEALTESNAAFIEKASGIKSRFVMDKDGILDPQRMTPRLPERSNDEWSVLCEMAVGAARQALERAGRTAADIDGVIVACSNLQRPYPAIAIEVQEALGIEGFGFDMNVACSSATFGIQAAANSVQLGQARAILMVNPEVCTGHLNFRDRDSHFIFGDAATAVIIERADQATSAHQFDVVSTKLLTKFSNNIRNNFGFLNRAAEEGVGSRDKLFVQEGRKVFRDVCPMVAELIGAHLDENQLDVGQVKRFWLHQANLSMNQLIVRKLLGREATEEEAPVILDRYANTSSAGSVIAFHLYQDDLPAGTVAVLSSFGAGYSIGSVILRKR, encoded by the coding sequence ATGCATAACGTCGTCATCAGCGGCACCGGCCTGTACACCCCGGCCAACAGCATCTCCAACGAAGAACTGGTGCACTCCTTCAATACCTATGTCGCCCAGTTCAACGCCGACAACGCCGAGGCCATCGAGCGCGGTGAAGTGGAGGCGCTGACCGAATCCAATGCCGCGTTCATCGAAAAGGCTTCTGGTATCAAGAGCCGCTTTGTCATGGACAAGGACGGCATCCTCGACCCGCAGCGCATGACCCCGCGTCTGCCCGAGCGCTCCAACGACGAGTGGTCGGTGCTCTGCGAAATGGCGGTCGGTGCCGCCAGGCAAGCCCTGGAGCGCGCCGGCCGCACCGCTGCCGACATCGACGGCGTGATCGTCGCCTGTTCCAACCTGCAGCGGCCGTACCCGGCCATCGCCATCGAGGTTCAGGAAGCGCTGGGCATCGAGGGCTTCGGCTTCGACATGAACGTGGCCTGCTCCTCGGCAACGTTCGGCATCCAGGCCGCCGCCAACAGCGTGCAACTGGGCCAGGCCCGGGCGATCCTGATGGTCAACCCGGAAGTGTGCACCGGGCACCTGAACTTCCGTGACCGCGACAGCCACTTCATCTTCGGCGACGCGGCCACCGCCGTGATCATCGAACGCGCCGACCAGGCCACCTCGGCGCACCAGTTCGACGTGGTCAGCACCAAGTTGCTGACCAAGTTCTCCAACAACATCCGCAACAACTTCGGCTTCCTCAACCGCGCCGCTGAAGAGGGTGTCGGCAGCCGGGACAAACTGTTCGTCCAGGAAGGCCGCAAGGTGTTCCGCGACGTCTGCCCGATGGTGGCCGAACTGATCGGCGCCCACCTGGATGAGAACCAACTGGACGTCGGCCAGGTGAAGCGTTTCTGGCTGCACCAGGCCAACCTGAGCATGAACCAGTTGATCGTGCGCAAGCTGCTGGGACGCGAAGCCACCGAAGAAGAAGCCCCGGTCATCCTCGACCGCTACGCCAACACCAGTTCGGCAGGTTCGGTCATTGCTTTCCACCTGTACCAGGATGACCTGCCGGCGGGCACCGTGGCCGTTCTCAGCTCGTTTGGCGCCGGCTATTCGATTGGCAGTGTGATTCTGCGCAAGCGTTGA